One segment of Thermococcus sp. AM4 DNA contains the following:
- a CDS encoding DUF6516 family protein, whose product MLRELESLETSPAVKSYEILDYKEGDSFYFLKIRAELIDGSVLYIREFVSEDEYNYSFQWQKDGKLIVRWDNAPHHKDVETYPHHKHVCSKDNVQPSKEISLEDILRVIEEKIKPQSSASSRLC is encoded by the coding sequence ATGCTGAGAGAGTTAGAATCGCTTGAGACTAGTCCAGCAGTCAAAAGCTACGAAATCCTCGACTACAAAGAAGGGGACAGCTTTTATTTCCTGAAAATCAGGGCAGAGCTAATAGATGGGAGCGTTCTTTACATCCGGGAATTCGTATCGGAGGATGAGTATAACTACTCTTTTCAATGGCAGAAGGACGGAAAGCTTATAGTCCGCTGGGACAACGCTCCACACCATAAAGATGTTGAGACTTATCCCCACCACAAGCACGTCTGCTCAAAAGACAACGTCCAGCCTTCAAAAGAGATCTCTCTTGAAGACATCCTGAGAGTTATTGAGGAGAAAATTAAACCCCAGTCCTCAGCCTCCAGCCGTCTATGCTGA
- a CDS encoding nucleotidyltransferase domain-containing protein, whose protein sequence is MADWKRALEKFIGEWSEKDSVGAAILTGSYALGLQTPRSDVDVYVILSDDVDWRERGNVFVDGFLIEYFANPIRQIRRYFEEEHSRNKRNTARIILIGKVLFDKTGIVESLRAEAEEYMRMPFPKPEPVKVELAKYVLWDALDSLKDAEERGDPSYAYLYHLALREALESYARFLRVEVPPASKVYRLFSDEAFREAYLFPNFPDDEFVALFLRAMKEVRTENVEALVTHVLERMGGFSIDGWRLRTGV, encoded by the coding sequence ATGGCGGACTGGAAGCGGGCGCTTGAGAAGTTCATAGGCGAGTGGAGTGAAAAGGATTCCGTTGGGGCTGCTATCCTCACGGGAAGCTACGCCCTCGGCCTCCAAACTCCCCGCTCGGACGTGGACGTTTACGTAATCCTCTCCGACGACGTGGACTGGAGGGAGAGGGGAAACGTTTTCGTGGACGGCTTTTTGATTGAGTACTTCGCGAACCCCATAAGGCAGATAAGGCGGTACTTCGAGGAGGAGCACTCCAGGAACAAGAGGAATACCGCCAGAATAATCCTCATCGGGAAAGTTCTCTTCGACAAGACGGGTATCGTAGAGAGCCTCCGGGCCGAGGCTGAGGAGTACATGAGGATGCCGTTTCCAAAGCCCGAGCCGGTGAAAGTCGAGTTGGCTAAGTACGTTCTCTGGGACGCCCTTGACAGCCTGAAGGATGCTGAGGAACGAGGAGATCCGAGCTACGCCTACCTATATCATCTGGCTCTGAGGGAAGCCCTTGAGTCCTACGCCCGATTTTTGCGGGTCGAAGTACCGCCGGCGAGCAAGGTGTATCGTCTCTTCAGTGACGAAGCCTTTAGAGAGGCTTATCTTTTTCCAAATTTTCCCGATGATGAGTTCGTTGCCCTCTTCCTCAGGGCCATGAAAGAAGTCAGAACCGAGAACGTCGAGGCACTGGTAACTCACGTCCTTGAGAGAATGGGCGGTTTCAGCATAGACGGCTGGAGGCTGAGGACTGGGGTTTAA
- a CDS encoding nicotinamide-nucleotide adenylyltransferase, with protein sequence MRRGLFVGRFQPVHNGHMKALEFVFSQVDEVIIGIGSAQASHTLKNPFTTSERMEMLIRALDEAEFPKKRYYLIPLPDINFNAIWATYVVSMVPRFDVVFTGNSLVAQLFREKGYEVIVQPMFRKDILSATEIRKRMVEGKPWEDLVPRSVAEFIREIKGCERIRMLATNLEKNEKELQAPIRIPEF encoded by the coding sequence ATGAGGCGCGGTCTCTTCGTCGGTCGTTTCCAGCCCGTCCACAACGGGCACATGAAGGCTCTGGAGTTCGTCTTCTCGCAGGTGGACGAGGTCATCATCGGAATCGGGAGCGCACAGGCCAGCCACACGCTCAAGAATCCCTTCACGACGAGCGAGAGGATGGAGATGCTGATAAGGGCCCTCGATGAGGCGGAGTTCCCAAAGAAGCGCTACTACCTGATTCCGCTCCCTGATATAAACTTCAATGCCATCTGGGCGACCTACGTGGTTAGTATGGTGCCCCGCTTCGACGTCGTCTTCACCGGGAACTCTCTGGTTGCACAGCTCTTCCGCGAGAAGGGCTACGAGGTCATCGTTCAGCCGATGTTCAGGAAGGACATTCTCTCCGCGACGGAAATAAGGAAGCGCATGGTCGAGGGGAAGCCATGGGAAGATTTGGTGCCGAGGAGCGTCGCCGAGTTCATTCGGGAAATCAAGGGCTGCGAGAGAATCAGAATGCTCGCGACCAACCTCGAGAAAAACGAAAAGGAACTCCAGGCGCCGATAAGGATTCCGGAGTTTTGA
- a CDS encoding S-adenosyl-l-methionine hydroxide adenosyltransferase family protein, which yields MITLTTDFGLKGPYVGEMKVAMLRVNPNAKLVDVTHAVTRHSIIEGSFVMEQVVKYSPEGTVHVGVIDPGVGTERRAVIIEGDQWLVVPDNGLATLPLKHINPKRAWEIDFDRIRRFTGWRISSTFHGRDVFGPAGALIEKGVPPEEFAREIPLDSLIKLDVEPKREGDLWVLKVIYVDDFGNIILNLENYGRPEAVELPDFGLRIPYREAYGYVKPGELLALPGSHDYLEIAVNQGNASERLGLKVGGEVRVKLIGGD from the coding sequence ATGATAACGCTGACGACGGACTTCGGGCTTAAGGGGCCCTACGTCGGTGAGATGAAAGTAGCGATGCTCCGCGTCAACCCGAACGCGAAGCTCGTTGACGTCACCCACGCGGTGACGAGGCACTCCATAATCGAGGGCTCCTTCGTCATGGAGCAGGTCGTTAAGTACTCCCCTGAAGGAACGGTTCACGTCGGCGTCATAGACCCCGGCGTCGGGACCGAGAGGAGGGCGGTAATCATCGAGGGCGACCAGTGGCTCGTCGTCCCCGACAACGGGCTGGCGACGCTTCCGCTCAAGCACATAAATCCAAAGCGCGCCTGGGAGATAGACTTTGACCGGATTAGGCGCTTCACCGGCTGGCGGATAAGCTCGACCTTCCACGGGAGGGACGTTTTCGGGCCGGCGGGCGCGCTCATCGAGAAAGGTGTTCCTCCGGAGGAGTTTGCCCGCGAGATTCCGCTCGATTCTCTCATCAAGCTCGACGTCGAGCCGAAGAGGGAAGGCGACCTCTGGGTTCTGAAGGTAATTTACGTGGACGACTTCGGCAACATCATACTCAACCTTGAGAACTACGGAAGGCCGGAGGCAGTTGAGTTGCCAGACTTCGGGCTGAGGATTCCCTACAGGGAGGCTTACGGCTACGTGAAGCCCGGAGAACTGCTTGCACTCCCAGGAAGCCATGACTACCTTGAGATTGCCGTCAACCAGGGGAACGCGAGCGAGAGGCTCGGCCTGAAGGTGGGGGGTGAGGTTAGGGTGAAGCTGATTGGAGGTGATTGA
- a CDS encoding tRNA (cytidine(56)-2'-O)-methyltransferase, translating into MIAVLRLGHRPERDKRITTHVALTARALGADKIIIAAEEDEHVKESVEDIVRRWGGPFEITFDPSWKKILREWREKGVVVHLTMYGIHIDDAMPKLKEELKAGKDFLIVVGAEKVPRDVYELAHYNVAVGNQPHSEVAALAVFLDRLLDGEGLRKEFQNAKLKIIPQERGKRVIQLDG; encoded by the coding sequence ATGATAGCGGTGCTTAGACTCGGTCACAGGCCGGAAAGGGACAAGAGAATAACCACTCACGTGGCGTTGACGGCGAGGGCCCTCGGGGCCGATAAAATAATCATTGCGGCTGAAGAGGATGAGCACGTTAAGGAGAGCGTCGAGGACATCGTGAGGCGCTGGGGCGGGCCGTTCGAGATAACCTTTGACCCCAGCTGGAAGAAAATCCTGAGGGAGTGGCGCGAGAAAGGTGTCGTAGTCCACCTGACGATGTACGGAATCCATATAGACGACGCGATGCCGAAGCTGAAGGAGGAGCTGAAGGCCGGAAAGGACTTCCTCATCGTCGTCGGCGCCGAGAAGGTTCCGAGAGACGTTTACGAGCTGGCCCACTACAACGTGGCAGTTGGCAACCAGCCCCACAGCGAGGTGGCCGCTCTGGCGGTTTTCCTCGACAGGCTCCTCGACGGCGAAGGTCTGAGGAAGGAGTTCCAGAACGCGAAGCTCAAAATCATCCCGCAGGAGAGGGGGAAGAGGGTAATCCAGCTCGACGGGTGA